A single genomic interval of Rosistilla ulvae harbors:
- a CDS encoding type II and III secretion system protein family protein: MKPFRYRKTGTQSPRSRLLCLACGLVWTAWASAQSPPDRTSLAQAPLLQPANAAERLHTPAGTEFPIPGERGTFPAAGERRRADPYPSFRLQSDFPSELILPAPTDQAIDKENRFIPTTIDPELPLKLVLGRPKVLQLADTPTRIYTPSETIIRTETIDQRSGREVAVTGLQPGTTTLIFWFRDPTAPSGESTVAYEVRVYADPLFARPTVDLQEELNTTFPNSYIELNEIADRLIVRGQVPDTNEMSQILNILLGTRASQPPADQEVQLQSTTTNLNFATAAERLEAQRDADFERRLFDPVALAQAGIINQLKVVGEQQVMLKVTVAEVNRSAARSIGLNFGVNNDSGLTVFQSLTGNLAQAAGNAGQSSSNILASLDMGQVQLAIEALRRMNLSRTLAEPNLVAMNGQPAEFQAGGQFPIPVISSGGTGNNLQGVSFVPFGVQLQFTPVIQDRDVIRLQMNAEVSTRDESLGTSIGGGGGGTQVAGLNSRNFSTTVQLRSGQTIAVAGLLQTNYGASTERVPFWGDLPFIGATGGVNRSSSGEQELVILVTPHLVAPVDACQPLPLPGDDVFEPSDIEFYIANRLESRRSRDHRSSVRTDYARQKRAEHCCPELFMLGDVGPTDRCCPRPAPVPHTAIGTSRNGMPTPPVFSTAPTEPLGSVESIGQGGAEGNSAFGNTNQRGHDVK, from the coding sequence ATGAAACCATTTCGGTACCGCAAAACGGGGACTCAATCGCCCCGGTCGCGGCTTCTCTGCCTCGCGTGTGGGCTTGTCTGGACTGCTTGGGCATCCGCTCAATCGCCGCCAGATCGCACGTCGCTTGCTCAAGCCCCACTGCTGCAGCCTGCTAACGCAGCCGAACGTCTGCACACGCCAGCGGGTACGGAATTTCCGATCCCAGGCGAACGAGGCACCTTTCCGGCAGCAGGGGAGCGTCGCAGAGCGGATCCGTATCCGAGCTTTCGGCTTCAGAGCGATTTCCCATCGGAATTGATCCTGCCCGCGCCAACGGACCAGGCGATTGACAAAGAGAATCGTTTTATTCCAACGACGATCGATCCCGAGCTGCCGCTCAAATTGGTGCTGGGACGTCCCAAGGTGCTTCAGTTGGCCGACACGCCGACGCGAATCTATACGCCGTCGGAAACGATCATCCGCACCGAAACGATCGATCAACGCAGCGGCAGGGAGGTCGCGGTCACCGGTCTGCAGCCCGGTACGACGACGCTGATCTTTTGGTTCCGCGATCCCACAGCGCCCTCGGGTGAGAGCACGGTCGCGTATGAGGTGCGTGTGTATGCCGATCCGTTGTTCGCGCGTCCCACTGTGGATCTGCAGGAGGAACTGAACACCACCTTTCCCAACAGCTACATCGAACTCAACGAGATCGCTGACCGCTTGATCGTTCGTGGACAGGTCCCCGACACCAACGAGATGTCGCAGATCTTGAACATCCTGTTGGGAACGCGAGCTTCGCAGCCGCCAGCGGATCAAGAAGTTCAGCTGCAGTCGACAACGACGAACCTCAACTTCGCAACTGCAGCTGAGCGGTTGGAAGCCCAACGCGATGCCGACTTCGAGCGGCGTTTGTTCGACCCCGTCGCGTTGGCTCAAGCTGGAATCATCAACCAATTGAAGGTCGTCGGTGAGCAGCAGGTGATGCTCAAGGTCACGGTGGCGGAGGTGAATCGTTCCGCGGCCCGAAGCATCGGCTTGAATTTTGGAGTCAACAACGACAGCGGGTTGACGGTTTTTCAATCACTCACGGGCAATCTTGCTCAGGCCGCGGGCAATGCGGGACAATCGAGCAGCAACATTCTGGCATCGCTCGACATGGGGCAGGTGCAACTGGCCATCGAAGCGCTCCGCCGGATGAACCTTTCACGCACCCTCGCCGAACCGAACCTTGTTGCCATGAACGGCCAACCGGCAGAATTTCAAGCCGGTGGTCAGTTTCCGATTCCGGTCATCAGCAGCGGCGGAACGGGGAACAACTTGCAGGGCGTATCGTTTGTTCCCTTTGGCGTGCAGTTGCAATTCACTCCCGTCATTCAAGATCGCGACGTGATCCGGTTGCAGATGAATGCCGAGGTCAGCACGCGCGACGAGTCGCTGGGGACAAGCATTGGCGGCGGTGGTGGTGGAACACAAGTCGCCGGTTTGAACAGTCGCAACTTTTCGACCACGGTCCAGCTGCGCAGCGGACAAACGATTGCGGTCGCGGGACTGCTGCAAACCAATTACGGAGCCAGTACCGAACGCGTTCCGTTCTGGGGCGACTTGCCCTTCATCGGTGCCACCGGCGGCGTGAATCGCAGCAGCAGCGGCGAACAGGAACTTGTGATTCTTGTCACGCCGCATCTGGTCGCCCCGGTGGATGCGTGCCAACCGTTGCCGCTGCCGGGCGATGATGTCTTTGAACCGAGCGACATCGAATTTTACATCGCCAATCGTTTGGAGAGTCGACGTTCGCGAGACCACCGATCGTCGGTCCGCACCGATTATGCGAGGCAGAAGCGAGCGGAGCACTGTTGTCCCGAACTGTTCATGTTGGGAGATGTCGGTCCAACGGATCGTTGTTGCCCTCGCCCGGCACCTGTACCGCATACCGCCATTGGCACAAGTCGCAATGGAATGCCGACGCCGCCAGTCTTCTCCACCGCACCGACGGAACCGTTGGGATCTGTCGAATCGATTGGGCAAGGCGGTGCCGAGGGGAACTCAGCGTTTGGCAACACAAATCAGCGAGGCCACGATGTTAAATAA